A region from the Ciconia boyciana chromosome 1, ASM3463844v1, whole genome shotgun sequence genome encodes:
- the TSC22D1 gene encoding TSC22 domain family protein 1 isoform X3 has product MNAQCCRPVAMDLGVYQLRHFSISFLSSLLGTDNSSLRLDSSSSGASVVAIDNKIEQAMDLVKSHLMYAVREEVEVLKEQIKELIEKNSQLEQENTLLKTLASPEQLAQFQAQLQTGSPPSSSQSQGTTQQPAQPASQGSGPSA; this is encoded by the exons ATGAATGCCCAATGTTGTAGACCAGTGGCAATGGATCTAGGAGTTTATCAACTAAGACACTTCTCAATTTCTTTCTTATCGTCCTTGCTGGGCACCGACAACTCATCCCTGAGGCTCGACAGTAG cTCCTCTGGTGCAAGCGTGGTAGCTATCGACAACAAAATCGAGCAAGCGATG GATCTGGTAAAGAGTCACTTGATGTATGCGGTAAGGGAGGAAGTGGAGGTCCTCAAAGAGCAAATCAAAGAGCTGATAGAGAAGAACTCCCAGCTGGAGCAAGAAAACACTCTGCTAAAAACACTTGCCAGCCCGGAGCAGCTTGCCCAGTTCCAAGCACAGCTGCAGACTGGTTCCCCGCCTTCCTCTTCCCAGTCAcaagggacaacacagcagccTGCTCAGCCGGCATCACAGGGGTCAGGGCCTTCAGCATAG
- the TSC22D1 gene encoding TSC22 domain family protein 1 isoform X4, producing the protein MDLVKSHLMYAVREEVEVLKEQIKELIEKNSQLEQENTLLKTLASPEQLAQFQAQLQTGSPPSSSQSQGTTQQPAQPASQGSGPSA; encoded by the exons ATG GATCTGGTAAAGAGTCACTTGATGTATGCGGTAAGGGAGGAAGTGGAGGTCCTCAAAGAGCAAATCAAAGAGCTGATAGAGAAGAACTCCCAGCTGGAGCAAGAAAACACTCTGCTAAAAACACTTGCCAGCCCGGAGCAGCTTGCCCAGTTCCAAGCACAGCTGCAGACTGGTTCCCCGCCTTCCTCTTCCCAGTCAcaagggacaacacagcagccTGCTCAGCCGGCATCACAGGGGTCAGGGCCTTCAGCATAG